The nucleotide window CCGCTCGCCGGAATGCCCTGTTCGACCAGCACGGTCTGCTGTGCGGCGTTGTGGTAAATCCTCAAGCGGATCGTCTGTGGGTTAGCCGGCTGACTGGTGTCTGGATAGCCAGCATCCGATAACAACGAAGCAGCCTGCGCCGCAGTGAAGCTTTGATTCACCGTCGTGACGGTGGTAGACGGATTGCCGTCGAACACGTTATCGGAGAAGCTGCCGTCGGCATTGACCGTCAAGGTGGACGACGGCGACGGCGCGCCTTCGGCCTTCGCGCCGCAGTTTTCCCAGCCATCGAACACGGCGCCGCTCGCGCCGAGCGTCGTCCAGTTCGCGGACGGTGTGGCCGACACACTCCAGCTATTGTCCAGCAGCGCGGCCACGCTCTTGATGTTGACGCCCGCGTTGACTCCGGTAACCGTGCCGATACTGTTCGTAGGCGCCGACACGCATGCTGTGCCGGCGCCGGCCACGTTAGTTGCCAGATGCGTCGACACGAGCGTATTGTTCCCCACCGCTAGCAGCGGCGCGGCGATGGGGCTGACCAGGATTGCATTGGCAGTCGTCGTCGCCGCGATGAGCGACAACGAAACGGCAGCGACGCTGCCGAGCGTCAAGCTGTTCTGATAGACCGAAGCATTCGAAGACGGCGCGGGCGGCACGGCGGCGTTGCCGCCGCCGCCACCCCCTCCGCATGCGCTCATCAGCGCGGCGGCAACGAACGCGGCGATGGTGCATCCTGCTCTGTGCATCATGATGGCGTTCGTCCCCGGCACGCGGCGTCTCAAGGGTCTCAAGGTTGCGGCAGCAAAGTCGCGGAGACGGCGCTAGCGTTCGCGATGAAGACGTTGGTGGCGTCGTCCTGCAGCAGATAGCCCTGGCTGACCAAGGCGTTCGCCGCGGCCGCGACCGCAGCCTGATACTTCGACCGGCTACCACCGTAGAGCGTGGCCAGCGTGGTGCGCGTATCGGTGCCGCCAGCTTGCGCAGCGGCGCTCACCGCGAACGGAATCGCAGCGCCGTTCGAAATGCAGCCATCGCCGATTGCATGTCCCGCGCTACGGTAATTCCAGCCGGTATAAGTGGCGAGCGGCGCGCTCACGTCAGGCACCAGCACGCCGGACGTCTCGTTGCCGTTGGCATCCACTTTCGGCACCAGAATCGTGTAGGCCTGTGCCGTGTTCACGACCGGAACCGCGTTGCTATAGTCGGTCACAAACAGCTGGTTGTATTCGCCGTTGAACGTCAGTTGCAGCGGCGTGGGCGTCGCGGCGGCTCCGCTCGGCACCGACACGTTGGTTAGCGAGGGGAAGCCCAGCGCGGTCTGGGTCGGCGCGACCAGCGTGCCGGCCGCAACGCTCGGGTATTGCGACGCGGGCGGCGGCGTGCCCTTGCCGACCCAGTTGACGAGCGCCGGAATCAGCGCGCGTTCAACCGGCGTTTCTTCGACCGGCGAGCCCGGCAACTGGCACTGGCTGCCCGCTGCGGGCACCGTGAAGTTGCCGGTCGTCACGCCGCTGCCGCCGCCGTGCTGCGTCCCCGCGACCAGGTAGTAGCGGACATTCGCGGGCAACTGGATGTCGTTGCCGCGTCCGTCGGTGACGACCAGCGACGCCGCGCCGCCCCACCATTCGAACGAGCCGTCGAGCTGCATGATCTTCGGGCAGGTGTTGGTGGCCGTGCACTGCTTGAGAATGCCGTCGGTGGCGCCGCTCACGGGGTCGGTCGTGGTCGCGTAAGTGAACGGGAACTGGAAGCCCGGCATGAAGTGATCTTCATGCTGCTTCGACCAGCGGCCCGGCTGCGCGAACGCGGCATTGGTCCACGTGCGGCGTGCCGCCGAGATGATCGGGAACATGCCGTCGAACACGATCTTGCCGTTCTTGTCGGCGTTGAAGCCCTGATACAGGAAGTCCTTCATGAAGCGGCCCGACTGCGAAATGCCTTCGCCGATCGCGATATCGAAGTTCGTATTGGTCGAGCACGTCGACGCGACGCATCCGGCGTTCTTCAGATCGTTGAGCGGATTGGCGACGCCTTGCGCGTCGGCCGTGTCGTAGCGAAGGAACGACACGAGGTCGCGCAGCGCCGCGAAGCCGATGCCGTCGACGGTCGGCGCGGCGGCCTGATAGACGAAACTGTAAATGGTGCCGGCGTCAGGCGCGACCTGGGTGCCGTTCGGTCCCGGCACGGTCGCGGGCGGCGTAAAGGTCACGGAATAATTGCCTTCGTAGACATTGTTCGGCGTACTGATGTAACTCCATGTCGTCACCGGCTGGGAAGGCGCGGTGTAGGTTTCGAGGCCGCCCGGAATACTGCCGTACGCGCTCAGCCACGACTGGCGCGCGGTGAACGTGACCGAGCTCTTGTCGGACAGATTGGCCGGCGGGTAAGTCAGCGGAATGGTGGTGGGCGGGCCGCCCGCGTAGTCGGGAATGAATTCCTCGCGGCTCAAGCCGGTCATCGGCGTGCCGTCCTTGTTGGTCGCCACCGGGAAGCTGGCGCCGAGCAGGCCCGCGCCGGCGGTGCTGCTGTTGCCGGTGACCGGCACGTCGCCTTGCCAGCCGCTCCACAGGATCGTATAGCCGTTACGCAGCAGCGACGGGAAGCTGGACGAGGGCGCCGCGCCGGTATCGAGCGCGCCGCCGCCCACGAATGACGCCGCGCCGATCTTGCTGCCGCGATTCACCACGTCATAGAACAGCACGCGTTTGGCGGCCGCCGCGCTTTGCGGGCGCAGGATCACCACGTCGGTCGTATAGGCGACGTAGCCGTCGCTGCCGACCGGCGCGTTCTTGATGTTCACGATGCCCGCATTGAGCGGGTTGTTCGGATCGAGTTCGCCGTGCACGACCGCGGTGATCACCTGGTAGGGACCCGCAGCGCCCGCCGGCGTCGCGCCGCCGAACGCCGGTGCGCTCGACAGGACCTGGAAGCTCTGAATGAAGCCAGCGCCTTTCGCCACCGTGGGCGAAGACGACGTCGACACACTGTCGTGTCCGCATCCACCGAGCAACGCGATTCCGACACCGACTCCTAGCGATACAGCTACTGACTGCACCTTCATGGTCAGGCCTCCGAACACGGTCGAGGAAAAAGAGTGCGCGCGTATGGCGGGACGGACCGTGATCGGGCGAACAGTGTCGATATGCCCAAAAGGTTCGTCAATATTTTGTAATGGTCTATCTTTATATTTATAACCGTCATCGGTATTTATAATTCGGCACACACCGTTCTCAACTATCGTTTACGCGTACAGTGGCGGCATGCTCGTCGTGGTCAACTCGATTCCGTGTGGAGTCCAAACATGACAAACAGGCTCACGCTCGCAGACCGGCTGCGGGAATCCATCGAGGAAGCCATCGCGACCGGCGATCTTCCGCCCGGCGCGCGGCTCGACGAGGCGGAATTGATCGCGCGCTTCGAGGTGTCCAGAACGCCTGTGCGGGAAGCGCTGCTCCAGCTAGCGGCGGCCGGCATGGTGGAGATGCGGCCGCGGCACGGCGCCGTGGTCGCGAAGATCAGCCTGCACAGGCTGATCGAGATGTTCGAAGTGATGGCCGAACTGGAGGCGATGTGCAGCCGTCTTGCCGCGCGGCGCATGAGTGCGCAGGAACTGCAGGTGCTGCGCGAGGCTCATGTCGCGTGTCAGAAATCACGAGACGCCGGCAGCCCGGACGAGTATTTCCACCTGAACGAGCGCTTTCACTGTCTGATCTATCACGGCAGCCACAACAGTTTTCTGCATGACCAGGCGAAGGCGTTGCACAAACTGCTGCGCCCGTACCGGCGTTTGCAGTTGCGCGTCAAGGGGCGTGTCGCCGCCTCGTTCGACGAGCATCAGGCTGTGGTGGATGCGCTCGAAGCGGGCGACGGCGAAGCCGCGGCCGCCGCGTTGAGAGGGCACATCCTGGTGCAGGGCGAACGCTTCGGCGACTTGATCGCCGCACTCGCGCAAGTCAGCGCGGAATAGCGGCGGCCTTTGAATTCTTTTACCTCGCAGGTAATCGACGCGCGTCATGCCTGAGGCGACCATGAGTGGTATGCAAGTTTTCGATCCGCATCCACTCATTGCCAGGAGCCGCGCCATGACCGCCTACGCGATTGCCCATCTGCACGACGTCGAACTGTGCGACGACGTGGTCGAATACCTCAACTGCATCGACGGCACGCTCGCGCCGTTCAATGGCCATTTCATCGTGCACGGCGCCCGCCCCGAAATACTCGAAGGCACATGGCACGGCGATCTGATCGCGATTGCATTCCCCGATCTCGCCGCCGCGCGCGCCTGGTATGCATCGCACGCTTATCAGCGCATCCTGCCGTTGCGCACGCGGCATGCGCGCGGCCCGGTGATCCTGATCGACGGCGTGGACGAGCGGCACAAGGCGGGCGACATCCTCAGGTGAAACGCTTCGGCATCAACGCGTGAAACGTCCCGAGTCTTTCCGCGTTGTAGTACTCGAGCGTCACCTGATTGCTCAGGAACGACACCTTGGAAATCGTCCCCGGCGCGGCGTTTTCGTTGGCGAGCGTGAAGGTGAGGGTAAAGGTATCGCCGTCCCAGTGCGAAAGAGGCAGGCGCAAGGGCGTGGCGCCGATCGTCAGGAGAAGTCGAAAGCCGATTGAATGGCAGGCATTCTGGCTTGGAGAAGAGCGTTACACTTGCCCATCTTTTTTGCCAGGTCCCTTCATCCCGATGCCGGGTTCGCTTTCGAGTCCTTCGGCCTCACCGTGTGTGAAGCAGCGCAATGGAAAACCTTCTCAAGAAACTCGACCTCACCTCGCTGCGCCTGTTCGTCGCTGTCTGCCAGGAGCGCAACATCGCGCGCGCGGCGGAGCGCGAGTTCATCGCATCGTCCGCCGTGAGCCGGCGCATTGCCGAGATCGAGGCGGTGATCGGCTTGCCCGTGATCCAGCGCCAGTCGCGCGGCATTACCGTGACGCCGGTCGGCGAGACCGTGCTGCGCTACGCTCTGGCGATCATCGGCAATATCGAACAGATGAGCGCGGAGCTGTCGCGCTTTTCGTCGGGCGCGAAAGGGCGCGTGCGGGTGGTGGCGAACCTGTCTTCGATCGTGCAGTTCCTGCCGGAGGACGTGGCCGCGTTCGGGCGCGCGTTCCCGGAAGTGTCGATCGAACTGGAAGAAGAAAATAGCGCCGACGTGCTGCGGATCGTCGGCGAGCACGCGGCGGACTTCGGCATCTGCAACCCGGTGGCCGGCAGCGAGGCGTTCGAACAGGTGCCGTACCGGCAGGACCGGCTGGCGGTGCTGGTGCCGGGCGGCCATCGTCTCGCCGGCGCGTTGCGCGTGACGTTCGACGAACTGCTCGACGACAGCTTCGTCGGGCTGCGCAGCGAGAGCGCGCTGACGCAACTGCTCGCACAGCAGGCGGCCGGCGCGGGGCGGCAACTCGACGTCAGGATTCGCGTGAGCAGCCTCGACGCGCTGTGCCGGATGGTGCATGCCGGACTCGGTATCGCGGTCGTGCCGGAGCAGGTCGGACTGCTCTACGTGAACGCGCTCGACGTGAGCCTGCTGTCCTTGAGCGATGCGTGGGCGGTGCGCCGCCTCATCATGATCTTCAAGGCGCGCGATCAGTTAAGCGCGAGTGCGGCGGCGCTGGTCGGCTTTCTCGGCAAGGGTGTTTGACGCGAGCAACGGCCGGCGAATCGCCACATGCATTTCTCCGCCGGCTGCCGTATGCCAGCGACGCATTACCGTCTGAACCTTGTCGAGAACGATCGCGGCGCTCGCCGCCGAGCATCGCCGAACGAGAGGGCTGCGTTGCCGTACCGGCACTTCGGCATGGCCCGCGCGCGCCGTATAGTGAGCGCAAGGAGAATGCCTATGAGCGACACGATTCGTCTGGACGGCCGCGTGCTGTACCTGTCACAAGACCCCGCGCTGATCGAGGCGCAACTCACCGGCGACAACCTCACGCGCGCCACAGCCGGCCCGTTGCGCGACAACGTCTCCACCGACGAGATCACGCCGGTCACCGTCATGCTCACCTACGACGAACGCCTTGGCCAGTATCCGTACGTCGGCTTCAAGGCCGGCGAGCGCTTGCCGATCGGCCGCGATGCGGTGAAGAACGGCGGCTTCCAGGTGACGGTGGCGGGCAAGCGCTACGGCAAGGGTTCGTCGCGTGAATCGAGTCCGTTGGCGGAACTCTCGGCGGGTATCCGGCTGATCGTCGCGGAGAGCTTCGAGCGGATCTATCAGCAGAATTGCGACAACATCGGCATTCTCACCACCACAGATTTCTCCGTGCTCGATCGCTTGATCGCCGGAGAAACGGTGCCTATCGACGAGTTCCTCAAAGGCCGCGACGCGCTCACGCAGCAGATCATTCGCAGCGGCGGCCTGCTCGCCTACAGCAAGTTTGCCGATTGGCCCGCGCCGCGCGTGGGCGACGACACTAAAGCGGCGCAGACCGCCGGGCCGAAGACGCTGGTCGAGAAGATCATCGAACGGCATCTGCATCCGGGCAGCGTGGGCGCGCAGCGCGGCGACGGCGTGTTCATCGCAGCGGACTGGCGCTTCAGTCACGATTACTTCACCGGCATGTGCGCGCACCTGATGCATCGCGCGTTCGGCAAGCCTGCGCCGCTGCATGCGCCGGATCACATCATCGCGTTCCAGGATCACCTGGTGCTCGCGTCGCAAAGCATTCCGCACGTGCGCGACGGTCTGCTGCCGGGCGTTGCCAATCTGATGGAAGGGCATACGTCGTTCTCGCGCGACTATCCGGTACGCTCGCACGGCGCGCTCGACAGCATGCCGGGCTCCGAAGGCATCTGTCACGCGTTGATGGCCGAGCAATACGCGTTGCCGGGCCAGGTGGCGTGCGGCACCGATTCGCATACGCCGCATTCGGGCGCGCTCGGCTGCCTCGCATTCGGTGCGGGCGCAACGGAAATCGCCAATAGCTGGGTGACGGGTTACGTGCGCTGCAAGGTGCCGGAGACTTTGCGCATCGAGATCGGCGGTCATTTGCGCGACGGCGTGACCGCGAAAGACGTGGTGCTGCATCTGCTGCAAATGGATGCGATCCGCTCGGGTGGCGCGATCGGCCTCGTGTTCGAATACGGCGGCGCGGCCGTGCGCGCGATGTCGATCGACGAGCGCGCGACCTTGACCAACATGGTCGCGGAACTTGGCGGCTTCACCGGCATCGTTGAGCCGGACGAACGCACGGTGGCGTTTCTGAAAGAGCGGCGCGGCGTCGATTTCGCCCTTGAAAGCTGGATGAAAAGCGATGCGGGCGCCACCTATCGCGACACGATCCGCATCGACGCAAACGCGATCGAACCGATGCTCGCGCGTCCCGGCGATCCCGGCAACGGCGTGCCGGCGCCGCAACTGGAGCAGGACGTGGCCATCGATATCGCTTACGGTGGTTCGTGCACGGCAGGCAAGCGCGAAGACTTCGATTTCTATCACGAGGTGCTACGCTGGGGCGTCGAGCAAGGCATTCGCGTGCCCGAGGGGACGCGTCTTTACCTGCAGTTCGGCACCATGGCGGTGCGCGCGTATTGCGAGGCGCGGGGTTATTTGCCGATCTTCGAACGCGCGGGCGTGACGCTCGTCATGCCGGGCTGCGGGTCGTGCGCGAATTGCGGGCCGGGCCAGTCCGCCGATGCGAACGAGGTGACGATCAGCGCGATCAACCGCAATTTTCCGGGCCGTTCGGGGCCGGGCAACGTGTGGCTCGCGAGTCCGTACACGGTGGCGGCGAGCGCGCTGGCCGGAAAAATCACGACCTTCGAACAATTGAAGCGCGCACGCGGCTAGAATGCTGGCCGGACCTTGGGGCCGGCCTCGCGGTGCGTGTGACGCGCAGAAGTACGAGAGGCCGGCGCCAGACCGGTCCGGCGAGCTTTATTTTCGCCGGCATCACCAGGAGACAGACAACATGGCATCCCCCGATCACGCCGGCTCCGTCGCGAAAGAGAGCGGCGGCGCGACGTATTCCGATAACGCAGCCACGCGTGCCGCCGCGGCCACGCCGCTTAACGCCGGCAGCATTTCCGCGCGCCTCGACCGGCTGCCCGCCACGCGTTCCGTCAGGAAGCTGGTGGTGCTGCTGAGCCTCGGCTTTTTCTTCGAACTCTACGATCTGCTGTACTCCGGCTATGTCGCGCCGGGACTCGTCAAAAGCGGTCTGCTGACGGCGACCACGCACGGCCTGTTCGGCTCGACCGGCGTCGCGAGTTTTATCGCGGCGTTGTTCAGCGGCCTCTTTATCGGCACGATCGCGTGCGGCTTTCTGGCGGATCGCTTCGGACGCCGCGCCGTGTTCACGTATTCGCTGCTTTGGTACACGGCGGCCAACGTCGTGATGGCGTTTCAGGAAACGGCCACCGGTTTGAACTTCTGGCGCTTCGTGGCGGGAATCGGTATCGGCGTCGAACTGGTGACGATCGGCACGTATATCTCCGAACTGGTGCCCAAGCAGATTCGCGGCCGCGCGTTTGCGTGCGAGCAGGCGGTCGGCTTTACCGCGGTGCCCGTGGTGGCGTTTCTCTCGTATCTGCTGGTGCCGCGCACGCTGCTCGGACTCGACGGTTGGCGCTGGGTCGTGCTGATCGGCGCGCATGGTGCGCTGTTCGTGTGGTGGATCCGTCGCGCGTTGCCGGAAAGCCCGCGCTGGCTCGCGCAGCAAGGACGTCTCGACGAAGCCGATCGCGTGATGACCGAGCTCGAAGCGAAAGTGCGCCGCGAATACGGCCGTGAGCTGCCGCCGCCCGCGCCGCCGGCGCCGGTCGCGCCGCGCGGCAGATTCCGCGACATGTGGGTGCCGCCGTACCGCAGCCGCACGCTGATGATGACGATCTTCAATATCTTCCAGACCGTGGGCTTCTATGGCTTCGCGAACTGGGTGCCCACGCTGCTCATCAAGCAGGGCATTACGATCACCACCAGCCTGATGTATTCGAGCGTGATCGCGCTGGCCGCGCCGCTCGGTCCCGTGATCGGACTTTTTATCGGCGACCGCTTCGAGCGCAAGACGGTGATCGTGGTGATGGCGGGTGTGAATATCGTCTGCGGGCTGTGGTTCAGTCAGGCCGCGGGCGCGGTGCTGCTGGTGAGTCTCGGCGTGTGTCTGACGCTCGCGGGCAACATCATTTCGTATAGCTTTCATGCGTATCAGACCGAGCTTTTTCCGACCAGCATTCGGGCGCGCGCGGTGGGTTTTGTGTACTCGTGGAGCCGGTTTTCCGCGATTTTCACGGCGTTTCTGATTGCAGCGGTGTTGAAGCACTTCGGGACGAGCGGCGTGTTCGTGTTCATCGCTGGGGCGATGCTGATCGTGATGCTGGCAATCGGATTGATGGGGCCGCGCACGAAGGGGATCGAGCTGGAGAAGATATCGCAATAGCGCCGGTTTGTATTTGCAAACTCGTGAAGCATTACGCCGCACGCAGCTCTGCTTCATCCTTCAGGGCACGCTTTGGCGATTGAAAAGCGACAATCTACAGAACGTTGAGCTGCGCCCAGGCCGACGCCGGAGACGAATTGGCTGGATTGCAGTCAGGATGAGAAAGCGTGCGGCGCGCAGTTGAGTTTTGATAATCGCGAGCGCGCCGAACAATCTTAAACCTGCTGATCGGTGAGTCCGCCCACTCTGGCCGTAGCGGATGCGCGCCCCTGAACGCTCAGCAGATGCTCGCGCATGCACCGGGCCGCTGTCTGTCCATCACGGGCTTTCATGGCATTGACGATAGCCTGATGCTGCTGGGCGAAGTACTGCCGGGTCTCCTGGGCCACCGTCTTCTCACGCACGTCCGGCTTTACGCGCATGCTGTTGATGACTTCCATCAGCGCGATGAGTGCGGGATTACGGGTGGCCTGGCCGATCAGCAAGTGAAAGCGGTGATCCCATTGTTGCCACTCTTCATCGTTTTTCGCGGCAGCGTTCTTACGTGCGCATTTTTCCAGTTCCAGCAGTTCGTCCCAACTGGCTTTCGTTGCGGCGAGTTCCGCAAGTGCGGGCTCGAACAGCAGTCGCATCTCGGCGATATCCGCCGGACTGGTCCCCGCGCGCAGTCCACGCAGCGTGGGACCGAACTTCAGTGGACGCGCTCCCAGGTAGGTGCCGCGTCCGACACCGCGCCAGACCCGGCCTGACGCCTCCAGTGAAGCCAGCACCGAGCGCAGTTCTCTTCGACTGACTCCAAGTTCTTCCGCCAGCTTTCTTTCGGGCGGCAGCACATCGCCGTCCTTGAGTTGATGGTCGGCGATATAGCCGAGCAAGCCGTCCAACACTGTCTTTTCCATTTTTCCCCAGCCGAACCAATGATTATTGGTGCAAACAGTAGCAGAATTGGCGCGCCCGTGACGCGCGTATTCCAGAAAATTTTTTGACCCGCTATGTTGCTGGAATGTTTCAGGTTAACATCGGGCGAAACGCAGTGGCTTTAGTCGTATCCCCGTCTTTTGTCTAACTCGTACCTATGGTGATTGGTTCAGCCGCCAGTCGCCCGTCATCGCATAAGGAGCAGTGCATGTCGTTCACAACCCGCCCGGAGCTGATCGGCACATTCGGCATGGTGGCCTCCACGCACTGGCTCGCCAGCGCGTCGGCCATGGCCGTTCTTGAGAAAGGCGGCAACGCATTCGATGCCGCCGCCGCCGCCGGTTTTGTTCTGCAGATCGTCGAGCCGCATCTGAACGGTCCGGGCGGCGAACTGCCGGTCGTGTTCTACAGCGCGCGGGAAGACCGCGTGCGTGTGCTTTGCGGGCAGGGCGTGACGCCCGCGACCATGACTATCGAGCGTATGCGGAACTTGGGGCTCGAGGTCGTTCCGGGTACGGGCTTGCTGCCTGCGGTGGTGCCCGGTGCGTTCGGCGGGTGGATGGCCATGCTGCGCGACTATGGCCAGTTACCGCTCGAAGACGTACTGAGCTACGCCATCGGTTATGCGGAAAACGGCTATCCGGTGCTGCCGCGCATGACTTCATCGATTCTCGCCATCAAGGATTTCTTCCGGACCGAATGGCCGACTTCGGCCGAGCAATGGCTGCGCGACGGCGACGCGCCGATGCCAAACCAGCTATTCGCCAATCCGGCGATTGCAGACACGTACAAGCGCATTCTGCGAGAAGCGAATACGCGGCGTGATCGCGCCGAACAGTGCGAACGCGCCCGCGAGGTCTTTTATCGCGGATTCGTGGCTGACGCCATTGACCAGTATTTTGGTTCGACGGCCGTTCTCGACACGTCGGGTCAGCGCAATCGCGGCCTGCTCGACGCCGGCGACCTCGCGCGCTGGGAACCGTCCTATGAAGACCCTGTTTCATACGACTATGGAGATCTCCGCGTCCACAAGACTGGTCCGTGGGGCCAGGGGCCGATGTTCCTGCAGCAGCTGGCGCTGCTCAAGGGATTCGATCTCGCGGCCATGGACCCGCTGGGCCCGGACTTCGTCCATACGGTCATCGAGTGTTCGAAGCTCGCGTTCGCCGACCGCGAGGTGTTTTATGGCGACCCCCGGTTTGCGCGCGTGCCCATGGACGTGCTGCTGAGTGACGCCTACAACGACGAACGCCGTCGGCTGAT belongs to Paraburkholderia sp. FT54 and includes:
- a CDS encoding alpha/beta hydrolase domain-containing protein encodes the protein MKVQSVAVSLGVGVGIALLGGCGHDSVSTSSSPTVAKGAGFIQSFQVLSSAPAFGGATPAGAAGPYQVITAVVHGELDPNNPLNAGIVNIKNAPVGSDGYVAYTTDVVILRPQSAAAAKRVLFYDVVNRGSKIGAASFVGGGALDTGAAPSSSFPSLLRNGYTILWSGWQGDVPVTGNSSTAGAGLLGASFPVATNKDGTPMTGLSREEFIPDYAGGPPTTIPLTYPPANLSDKSSVTFTARQSWLSAYGSIPGGLETYTAPSQPVTTWSYISTPNNVYEGNYSVTFTPPATVPGPNGTQVAPDAGTIYSFVYQAAAPTVDGIGFAALRDLVSFLRYDTADAQGVANPLNDLKNAGCVASTCSTNTNFDIAIGEGISQSGRFMKDFLYQGFNADKNGKIVFDGMFPIISAARRTWTNAAFAQPGRWSKQHEDHFMPGFQFPFTYATTTDPVSGATDGILKQCTATNTCPKIMQLDGSFEWWGGAASLVVTDGRGNDIQLPANVRYYLVAGTQHGGGSGVTTGNFTVPAAGSQCQLPGSPVEETPVERALIPALVNWVGKGTPPPASQYPSVAAGTLVAPTQTALGFPSLTNVSVPSGAAATPTPLQLTFNGEYNQLFVTDYSNAVPVVNTAQAYTILVPKVDANGNETSGVLVPDVSAPLATYTGWNYRSAGHAIGDGCISNGAAIPFAVSAAAQAGGTDTRTTLATLYGGSRSKYQAAVAAAANALVSQGYLLQDDATNVFIANASAVSATLLPQP
- a CDS encoding GntR family transcriptional regulator, yielding MTNRLTLADRLRESIEEAIATGDLPPGARLDEAELIARFEVSRTPVREALLQLAAAGMVEMRPRHGAVVAKISLHRLIEMFEVMAELEAMCSRLAARRMSAQELQVLREAHVACQKSRDAGSPDEYFHLNERFHCLIYHGSHNSFLHDQAKALHKLLRPYRRLQLRVKGRVAASFDEHQAVVDALEAGDGEAAAAALRGHILVQGERFGDLIAALAQVSAE
- a CDS encoding DUF1330 domain-containing protein, whose product is MTAYAIAHLHDVELCDDVVEYLNCIDGTLAPFNGHFIVHGARPEILEGTWHGDLIAIAFPDLAAARAWYASHAYQRILPLRTRHARGPVILIDGVDERHKAGDILR
- a CDS encoding LysR family transcriptional regulator; translated protein: MENLLKKLDLTSLRLFVAVCQERNIARAAEREFIASSAVSRRIAEIEAVIGLPVIQRQSRGITVTPVGETVLRYALAIIGNIEQMSAELSRFSSGAKGRVRVVANLSSIVQFLPEDVAAFGRAFPEVSIELEEENSADVLRIVGEHAADFGICNPVAGSEAFEQVPYRQDRLAVLVPGGHRLAGALRVTFDELLDDSFVGLRSESALTQLLAQQAAGAGRQLDVRIRVSSLDALCRMVHAGLGIAVVPEQVGLLYVNALDVSLLSLSDAWAVRRLIMIFKARDQLSASAAALVGFLGKGV
- a CDS encoding aconitase family protein, which produces MSDTIRLDGRVLYLSQDPALIEAQLTGDNLTRATAGPLRDNVSTDEITPVTVMLTYDERLGQYPYVGFKAGERLPIGRDAVKNGGFQVTVAGKRYGKGSSRESSPLAELSAGIRLIVAESFERIYQQNCDNIGILTTTDFSVLDRLIAGETVPIDEFLKGRDALTQQIIRSGGLLAYSKFADWPAPRVGDDTKAAQTAGPKTLVEKIIERHLHPGSVGAQRGDGVFIAADWRFSHDYFTGMCAHLMHRAFGKPAPLHAPDHIIAFQDHLVLASQSIPHVRDGLLPGVANLMEGHTSFSRDYPVRSHGALDSMPGSEGICHALMAEQYALPGQVACGTDSHTPHSGALGCLAFGAGATEIANSWVTGYVRCKVPETLRIEIGGHLRDGVTAKDVVLHLLQMDAIRSGGAIGLVFEYGGAAVRAMSIDERATLTNMVAELGGFTGIVEPDERTVAFLKERRGVDFALESWMKSDAGATYRDTIRIDANAIEPMLARPGDPGNGVPAPQLEQDVAIDIAYGGSCTAGKREDFDFYHEVLRWGVEQGIRVPEGTRLYLQFGTMAVRAYCEARGYLPIFERAGVTLVMPGCGSCANCGPGQSADANEVTISAINRNFPGRSGPGNVWLASPYTVAASALAGKITTFEQLKRARG
- a CDS encoding MFS transporter gives rise to the protein MASPDHAGSVAKESGGATYSDNAATRAAAATPLNAGSISARLDRLPATRSVRKLVVLLSLGFFFELYDLLYSGYVAPGLVKSGLLTATTHGLFGSTGVASFIAALFSGLFIGTIACGFLADRFGRRAVFTYSLLWYTAANVVMAFQETATGLNFWRFVAGIGIGVELVTIGTYISELVPKQIRGRAFACEQAVGFTAVPVVAFLSYLLVPRTLLGLDGWRWVVLIGAHGALFVWWIRRALPESPRWLAQQGRLDEADRVMTELEAKVRREYGRELPPPAPPAPVAPRGRFRDMWVPPYRSRTLMMTIFNIFQTVGFYGFANWVPTLLIKQGITITTSLMYSSVIALAAPLGPVIGLFIGDRFERKTVIVVMAGVNIVCGLWFSQAAGAVLLVSLGVCLTLAGNIISYSFHAYQTELFPTSIRARAVGFVYSWSRFSAIFTAFLIAAVLKHFGTSGVFVFIAGAMLIVMLAIGLMGPRTKGIELEKISQ
- a CDS encoding FCD domain-containing protein, yielding MEKTVLDGLLGYIADHQLKDGDVLPPERKLAEELGVSRRELRSVLASLEASGRVWRGVGRGTYLGARPLKFGPTLRGLRAGTSPADIAEMRLLFEPALAELAATKASWDELLELEKCARKNAAAKNDEEWQQWDHRFHLLIGQATRNPALIALMEVINSMRVKPDVREKTVAQETRQYFAQQHQAIVNAMKARDGQTAARCMREHLLSVQGRASATARVGGLTDQQV
- a CDS encoding gamma-glutamyltransferase family protein is translated as MSFTTRPELIGTFGMVASTHWLASASAMAVLEKGGNAFDAAAAAGFVLQIVEPHLNGPGGELPVVFYSAREDRVRVLCGQGVTPATMTIERMRNLGLEVVPGTGLLPAVVPGAFGGWMAMLRDYGQLPLEDVLSYAIGYAENGYPVLPRMTSSILAIKDFFRTEWPTSAEQWLRDGDAPMPNQLFANPAIADTYKRILREANTRRDRAEQCERAREVFYRGFVADAIDQYFGSTAVLDTSGQRNRGLLDAGDLARWEPSYEDPVSYDYGDLRVHKTGPWGQGPMFLQQLALLKGFDLAAMDPLGPDFVHTVIECSKLAFADREVFYGDPRFARVPMDVLLSDAYNDERRRLIDPRRASFEFRPGTLGDSGQRAARIVALAGKEQSGGFGQGEPTFAPLPELRGDTVHLDVVDRWGNMVSATPSGGWLQASPAVPGLGFNITTRAQMFWMEEGLPSSLGPGRRPRTTLSPTLVTRAGKPYAAFGTPGGDQQDQWSLQLFLKHVHAGMNFQAAADSPSFQTAHFPGSFYPRAMHLGKMSAESRFPESTIAELRARGHDLTVAEPWALGRVCAVGIRNGLMRGAATPRQMQAYAVGR